In the genome of Nitrospira japonica, one region contains:
- a CDS encoding three-Cys-motif partner protein TcmP, producing the protein MADSNIDEIGPWSEVKLDIIREYAQAYSQILSAQKEPRLYHIYIDAFAGAGVHLSRATKEFVPGSPLNALNVSPPFAEYHFIDIDQARVDSLQQVAQQRQNVFVHEGDCNQVLLGKVFPRVQYKDYRRGFCWLDPYGLHLDWKVIYTAGQMKSVEIFLNFPIMDMNMNVLKHDPESVPSEQAERMTRFWGDGSWKSAAYSTTGNLFGYEEKLDNETVTKAFRERLLGVAGFKHVSKPLAMRNSRGAVVYYLFFASPKPVALRIVKDIFKKHEKNL; encoded by the coding sequence GTGGCAGATTCAAACATTGACGAGATAGGTCCTTGGTCCGAAGTCAAACTGGATATCATCCGGGAGTATGCACAGGCGTACTCCCAAATACTTTCGGCTCAAAAAGAGCCGCGGCTCTATCATATATATATCGATGCGTTTGCAGGAGCCGGGGTTCATCTGTCTCGCGCAACAAAGGAGTTTGTGCCTGGTTCGCCTCTTAATGCTTTGAATGTAAGCCCGCCATTTGCCGAGTATCATTTTATCGACATCGACCAGGCACGCGTCGATTCTTTGCAGCAAGTAGCTCAGCAACGGCAGAACGTATTTGTTCATGAAGGTGACTGCAACCAGGTGCTTCTCGGAAAAGTTTTTCCCAGAGTACAGTACAAAGATTATCGACGAGGATTTTGTTGGCTTGACCCGTATGGCCTGCATCTCGATTGGAAGGTGATCTATACTGCTGGTCAGATGAAGTCAGTCGAAATATTTCTGAATTTTCCCATCATGGACATGAATATGAATGTGCTCAAGCACGACCCTGAGTCTGTCCCATCGGAACAGGCTGAAAGGATGACTCGATTCTGGGGTGACGGAAGCTGGAAATCAGCGGCTTATTCCACAACTGGCAATCTGTTCGGATACGAAGAAAAACTAGATAATGAAACCGTCACGAAGGCTTTCAGAGAGAGGTTGCTTGGTGTAGCTGGCTTCAAGCATGTATCCAAGCCTCTTGCCATGCGAAACTCACGAGGCGCGGTTGTTTACTATCTGTTCTTTGCCTCACCTAAACCAGTCGCCCTTAGGATTGTAAAAGACATCTTCAAGAAGCACGAAAAAAATCTTTAG
- a CDS encoding M20/M25/M40 family metallo-hydrolase, with amino-acid sequence MNLKAALERYVPDRRAQFEDLLGHMVEIPSISMDPARAGDIRRMATMAVDVLNGLDAKARIVETGGYPIVSGGWMTGARYPTVTIYNHMDVQPAQEAEWKRDPFAFANENGIYRGRGATDDKGPALSALFGARLAVEQGVPINIRFLWELEEEIGSPHFAAGLKDREGIPCPDSVVVSDTIWIAKGRPAAPYGLRGLIGARLSLRTGSKDAHSGVTGGAARNPLAELMDVAMACVNAKTGEVKIPGFYKDVVPPTKAEVASFLKSGFEVKRFKEAYGFHSLRTEAPAEVTRRIWAAPTFEVHGLTGGYHGPGIKTIVPGQAELKVSMRLVPNQAPERIFALLKAHVRTLNPNVRVEPEGMLHPFKGSFEGPYIDCVKRAAKAGFGKEPAFIREGGSIGAVVTMQKMWKVPILFLGLSLPEHGYHAPNEYFDWGQASGGMKAFAHYFAEVAKMKTG; translated from the coding sequence ATGAATCTGAAAGCCGCCCTCGAGAGGTATGTGCCGGACCGGCGCGCGCAATTTGAAGACCTGCTCGGACACATGGTCGAGATCCCGTCGATCAGTATGGACCCGGCTCGCGCAGGCGACATTCGGCGCATGGCAACCATGGCAGTCGATGTGCTGAACGGGTTGGACGCGAAGGCTCGAATCGTGGAAACCGGCGGCTATCCGATCGTGTCAGGCGGCTGGATGACCGGCGCACGGTATCCCACCGTGACGATTTACAACCACATGGACGTCCAACCCGCGCAGGAAGCGGAGTGGAAGAGGGATCCGTTCGCCTTCGCAAACGAGAACGGCATCTATCGGGGGCGCGGGGCGACGGACGACAAAGGTCCGGCGCTTTCCGCCCTCTTCGGCGCCAGATTGGCCGTGGAGCAGGGCGTGCCGATCAATATCCGGTTTCTGTGGGAGCTCGAGGAGGAAATCGGAAGCCCGCATTTTGCCGCAGGACTCAAAGACCGCGAGGGGATTCCGTGTCCCGATTCGGTGGTCGTCTCCGACACGATCTGGATTGCGAAGGGCCGGCCGGCCGCACCCTACGGATTACGCGGCTTGATCGGAGCCAGACTGTCGCTTCGCACGGGCAGCAAGGACGCCCATTCGGGAGTGACCGGCGGGGCAGCGCGAAATCCCCTGGCTGAATTGATGGATGTGGCGATGGCCTGCGTAAACGCGAAGACAGGGGAGGTCAAGATTCCCGGATTCTACAAGGATGTCGTCCCTCCGACCAAGGCGGAAGTTGCAAGCTTCCTGAAATCCGGATTCGAGGTGAAACGGTTCAAAGAGGCCTACGGGTTCCACTCCTTGCGGACGGAGGCTCCCGCGGAGGTGACCCGCCGCATCTGGGCGGCGCCGACGTTTGAAGTACACGGCCTGACCGGCGGCTATCACGGCCCGGGAATAAAGACGATCGTGCCGGGGCAGGCAGAGCTGAAAGTCAGTATGAGGCTCGTGCCGAATCAGGCGCCGGAACGGATCTTCGCGCTACTCAAAGCGCATGTGCGAACACTCAATCCGAACGTTCGAGTGGAGCCGGAAGGCATGCTGCATCCCTTCAAGGGCAGCTTCGAAGGCCCTTATATCGACTGCGTGAAACGCGCGGCCAAGGCAGGCTTCGGCAAGGAGCCCGCCTTCATTCGGGAGGGCGGCTCGATCGGCGCGGTCGTGACGATGCAGAAAATGTGGAAGGTGCCCATTCTTTTTCTCGGCCTCAGCTTGCCCGAACACGGATATCACGCTCCGAACGAGTACTTCGATTGGGGCCAAGCTTCGGGCGGTATGAAAGCGTTCGCCCATTATTTCGCCGAAGTGGCCAAGATGAAAACGGGATAA